A genomic region of Streptococcus suis contains the following coding sequences:
- a CDS encoding DUF5960 family protein: MNQLEFQRNHLQMDYYSESYQDFERDFYRYSNMNIPLTFLTDDILKTMATSRKNYFVLNKEKSKDNRDHFFLFEISTIDENPLIYRYSYKNTTTYLAQK; this comes from the coding sequence ATGAATCAGCTTGAGTTTCAGCGTAATCACCTGCAAATGGACTATTACAGCGAGAGCTACCAAGATTTTGAACGTGACTTCTACCGCTACTCCAACATGAATATTCCATTAACCTTCCTGACCGATGATATCCTCAAAACAATGGCGACTTCACGTAAGAATTACTTTGTCCTGAATAAAGAGAAGTCTAAAGATAACCGCGATCACTTCTTCCTATTTGAGATAAGTACCATAGATGAGAATCCGCTAATCTACCGCTATTCTTACAAGAATACAACAACTTACTTAGCACAAAAATAG
- a CDS encoding GNAT family N-acetyltransferase: MILNTKRLNIRPFRSDDIEDTFEIYTDADVCRYLLEDEWNTEDKEEFEKKIKNNKLEENSSLNLAVVLDKKVIGDISVWYTGMKQTVEIGFVFNPKFSGKGYANESVEAVIKKLFAEYNIHRIQANLDARNIASKKLCQNLGMRQEAHFIKDYWNKGEWTDSFVFGMLITDLKK; this comes from the coding sequence ATGATATTGAACACAAAGCGATTAAATATACGACCGTTTAGATCAGATGATATCGAAGATACTTTTGAAATTTATACTGATGCAGATGTATGTAGATACCTTTTAGAAGATGAATGGAATACTGAAGATAAAGAAGAGTTCGAAAAGAAAATTAAAAATAACAAATTAGAGGAGAACTCGAGCTTAAATCTTGCTGTAGTATTGGATAAAAAGGTTATTGGTGATATATCCGTTTGGTATACAGGCATGAAACAAACTGTAGAGATTGGATTTGTATTTAACCCAAAATTTTCTGGGAAAGGTTATGCAAATGAATCGGTTGAAGCCGTAATAAAAAAATTATTTGCTGAATATAATATTCATAGAATTCAAGCAAATTTAGATGCTAGAAACATAGCCTCTAAAAAATTATGTCAAAACCTTGGGATGAGACAGGAAGCACATTTCATAAAGGATTATTGGAATAAGGGTGAATGGACAGATAGCTTCGTATTTGGAATGTTGATTACAGATTTGAAGAAATAA
- the rlmD gene encoding 23S rRNA (uracil(1939)-C(5))-methyltransferase RlmD, with the protein MLKKNDIVEVEVVDLTHEGQGVAKIDGFVFFVDNALPGEKISMRILKLKKNIGFGKVEQWQSFSPDRNQDLDLTYLRTGIADLGHLTYPAQLAFKKKQVENNLRKIAGLPEIAVADTLGMDNPLAYRNKAAVPVRRVNGQLETGFFRKNSHDLVPIEDFYIQHKEIDALVLATRDLLRKLDLKPYDEKEQTGLVRNIVVRRGHYSGQLMLVLVTTRPKIFRVENLVERLTSQFPNLVSIVQNINDQNTNTIFGQEFRLLYGSETITDTMLGNEFEISAPSFYQVNTEMAEKLYQTAIDFAELSADDVVIDAYSGIGTIGLSFAKQVKHVYGVEVVEKAVLDSQKNAARNGIDNVTYVCDSAESAMQKWVADGVKPTVIFVDPPRKGLTESFIKASTSVKPEKIVYISCNVATMARDIKLYEESGYKLTKVQPTDLFPNTHHIEVVSLLEKRN; encoded by the coding sequence ATGTTAAAGAAAAACGATATTGTCGAAGTAGAAGTAGTAGATTTGACACATGAGGGTCAGGGTGTGGCAAAAATTGATGGTTTTGTCTTCTTTGTAGACAATGCTCTTCCAGGCGAGAAAATTTCCATGCGCATCTTAAAACTTAAGAAAAATATTGGTTTTGGTAAGGTGGAGCAATGGCAGAGCTTCTCGCCAGACCGTAATCAGGACTTGGATTTGACCTATCTAAGAACAGGTATTGCTGACTTGGGACATCTTACTTATCCAGCCCAACTAGCTTTTAAGAAAAAACAAGTTGAGAATAATCTACGTAAGATTGCAGGTCTGCCAGAAATAGCAGTAGCAGATACTTTGGGAATGGACAATCCTCTTGCTTATCGCAATAAGGCAGCTGTTCCTGTTCGTCGTGTGAATGGGCAGTTAGAAACAGGATTTTTCCGAAAAAATTCACATGATTTAGTTCCGATTGAGGATTTTTACATTCAACATAAGGAAATTGATGCCTTGGTTCTAGCGACACGTGACCTGTTGAGAAAATTAGACTTGAAGCCTTACGATGAGAAAGAACAGACAGGACTTGTGAGAAATATTGTTGTTCGTCGTGGTCATTATTCAGGTCAGTTGATGCTAGTTTTAGTTACGACTCGTCCGAAGATTTTCCGTGTTGAAAACCTTGTTGAGCGTTTGACAAGCCAATTTCCAAATCTTGTTTCTATCGTTCAGAATATTAATGACCAGAATACCAATACTATATTCGGTCAAGAATTCCGTCTTTTGTATGGCAGTGAAACTATTACAGATACCATGTTGGGCAATGAATTTGAAATTTCTGCACCGTCTTTCTACCAAGTCAACACTGAAATGGCTGAAAAACTCTATCAGACCGCCATTGACTTTGCAGAATTGTCGGCAGATGATGTCGTGATTGATGCCTATTCAGGTATTGGGACAATTGGTCTCTCCTTTGCAAAACAAGTTAAGCATGTTTACGGTGTAGAAGTCGTTGAAAAGGCTGTCCTTGATAGTCAGAAGAATGCTGCTCGAAATGGGATTGATAATGTTACCTATGTCTGTGATAGTGCAGAATCCGCTATGCAAAAATGGGTGGCAGATGGAGTCAAGCCAACTGTGATTTTTGTCGACCCACCACGAAAAGGTTTGACAGAAAGTTTTATCAAAGCAAGTACTTCTGTAAAACCAGAGAAAATCGTTTATATCTCTTGTAATGTGGCAACCATGGCGCGTGATATTAAACTTTATGAGGAATCGGGGTACAAATTGACGAAGGTACAGCCGACTGATTTATTTCCAAATACGCATCACATAGAAGTTGTGAGTTTATTGGAAAAACGCAACTAG
- a CDS encoding LCP family protein, giving the protein MNKNNNILTHHEQLRLDYLQKNIHYLNDKESRELDYLLYKKELRERHGSPRQSLRSFTPTAYEDDFEEDYFEEDDEQEELLPRYPERRSRKARQTKPQRFQSPRIEPKAKVPKPKKARKKGGFKRLIGFVLLAIALVIVAMGYSFFKGMNSVSEKPVAEVFNGVDTSNGTNILILGTDGRVGESSGETRTDTIMVLNVNNTDNKIKLVSFMRDTLVDIEGYEYKLNTAYTLGEQDNQQGAEEVRKALKNNFDIDVKYYAMVDFATFATTIDTLFPEGVTIDAQFSTINGEVVSSVEVPNDLQLEENAPAYQTIQVGVQQMDGKTLLNYARYRSDDEGDFGRTRRQQEVLSAVMTQAKNPMKLFSGSEAIGKVVAMTPTTVPQSFMWLQGPGLLLDAANGIERVTIPENGDWIDDYDMYGGMALRVDFEKYQQRLAELGLR; this is encoded by the coding sequence ATGAATAAAAACAATAATATCCTAACCCATCATGAACAATTGAGGTTAGATTATTTGCAAAAAAATATCCACTACTTAAATGACAAAGAAAGTCGTGAGTTGGATTATCTATTATATAAAAAAGAGCTGAGAGAACGGCATGGAAGTCCAAGGCAATCTCTACGTAGCTTCACACCAACGGCTTACGAAGATGACTTCGAGGAAGATTATTTTGAAGAGGATGATGAGCAAGAGGAACTGTTGCCTCGCTATCCTGAACGTAGATCCAGAAAAGCAAGACAAACCAAACCTCAACGGTTTCAGTCTCCTCGTATCGAGCCCAAAGCGAAAGTACCTAAACCTAAAAAAGCTCGTAAAAAGGGTGGTTTCAAGCGCCTTATTGGTTTCGTATTGCTTGCTATAGCGCTAGTGATTGTAGCGATGGGCTATAGTTTTTTCAAAGGTATGAATAGCGTGAGTGAGAAGCCAGTAGCTGAGGTCTTCAACGGCGTAGATACATCGAATGGGACAAATATTTTAATTTTGGGAACAGACGGTCGTGTTGGCGAAAGCTCAGGTGAAACTCGAACGGATACCATCATGGTTCTAAATGTGAATAACACGGATAACAAAATCAAACTTGTTAGCTTTATGCGGGATACCTTGGTGGATATTGAGGGATATGAATATAAACTCAATACTGCCTATACTTTGGGAGAACAGGATAATCAGCAAGGGGCTGAAGAAGTTCGGAAGGCGTTGAAGAATAATTTTGACATCGATGTCAAGTACTATGCGATGGTGGATTTTGCAACCTTTGCGACAACGATTGATACACTTTTCCCTGAGGGTGTAACGATTGATGCACAGTTTTCAACTATTAATGGTGAAGTCGTTAGCTCAGTAGAAGTGCCGAATGATTTACAGCTGGAAGAAAATGCTCCTGCTTATCAAACGATTCAGGTCGGTGTACAGCAGATGGATGGTAAGACCTTGCTTAACTACGCGCGCTATCGTTCGGATGATGAAGGTGATTTTGGTCGTACGAGACGTCAACAGGAAGTGTTATCTGCTGTTATGACACAGGCTAAAAATCCAATGAAACTATTCTCTGGCTCCGAAGCTATAGGTAAGGTTGTGGCGATGACTCCGACAACAGTGCCACAAAGCTTTATGTGGCTACAGGGACCAGGCCTTCTATTGGATGCGGCAAATGGTATCGAACGTGTTACAATCCCAGAAAATGGAGACTGGATTGACGACTATGATATGTATGGTGGTATGGCTCTTCGTGTTGATTTTGAAAAATACCAGCAGCGCTTGGCTGAGTTAGGCTTGCGTTAA
- the pheA gene encoding prephenate dehydratase: MQVAYLGPRGSFTHQVAQQAFPTADLQAFETITEVIKAYETGEVTYSVIPVENSIEGSVHETIDYLFHQAEIHAVAEIVQPIAQQLLATSADKAVEVIYSHPQAIAQGKKYIQEHFPQARIEITASTAYAARFVAEHPEQPFAAIAPQAAAVEYGLEVIAQDIQEISENFTRFWILGDKAPSIALEQVAKKVSLALTLPDNLPGALYKAMSVFSWRGISLTKIESRPLKTALGEYFFILDLDNQSEELLAYSQKELTSLDITYKVLGNYLVYMTS; this comes from the coding sequence ATGCAAGTAGCCTATCTAGGACCTCGTGGTTCTTTTACACATCAAGTGGCCCAGCAGGCCTTTCCGACTGCGGATTTGCAGGCTTTTGAAACGATTACAGAGGTTATCAAGGCCTACGAAACGGGGGAAGTTACCTATTCCGTTATTCCAGTAGAGAACTCGATTGAAGGTAGTGTTCATGAAACGATTGACTATCTCTTTCATCAGGCGGAGATTCATGCGGTTGCAGAGATTGTTCAACCGATTGCCCAACAACTGTTAGCCACGAGTGCCGATAAAGCTGTAGAGGTTATCTATTCTCATCCGCAGGCAATTGCTCAGGGGAAGAAATATATTCAGGAACATTTTCCTCAGGCTCGTATTGAAATAACAGCTAGTACAGCCTATGCTGCTCGCTTTGTGGCAGAACACCCTGAACAACCATTCGCGGCAATTGCTCCGCAAGCGGCAGCAGTTGAATATGGACTGGAGGTAATTGCGCAAGACATCCAGGAAATTAGCGAGAATTTTACACGCTTTTGGATTTTGGGGGATAAGGCTCCGTCTATTGCACTGGAACAAGTAGCTAAAAAAGTCAGTCTTGCACTGACATTGCCAGATAACCTGCCAGGAGCCTTGTATAAGGCCATGTCTGTTTTCTCATGGAGAGGAATCAGCTTAACAAAAATAGAAAGCCGACCCCTGAAAACGGCTTTGGGTGAGTATTTTTTCATACTGGATCTTGATAATCAGTCTGAGGAATTATTAGCCTATTCTCAAAAAGAATTGACTAGTTTAGACATAACCTATAAAGTACTAGGGAATTACCTGGTCTATATGACCAGCTAG
- a CDS encoding shikimate kinase, which produces MPIVLLGFMGVGKTTTAHLLNLPVYDMDHIIEERIGMPIADYFSLEGEASFRQLETEVLKELLDLPSNCIVSTGGGVIKSEVNRKLLLANREDNVLLTASFEVSYQRIRKDRQSQRPLFLQCSKEEFEALYRERMALYQGLADTVIDTDKLNPEQVVRKILCK; this is translated from the coding sequence ATGCCAATCGTTTTACTTGGATTTATGGGAGTTGGAAAAACAACAACAGCACATTTGTTAAATCTCCCCGTTTACGATATGGACCATATCATTGAAGAACGGATTGGTATGCCTATTGCTGACTATTTCAGTCTTGAAGGAGAGGCTTCGTTTAGACAACTGGAGACAGAGGTGTTGAAAGAATTGCTGGACTTACCTAGTAATTGTATCGTGTCAACTGGTGGTGGTGTGATTAAATCTGAAGTAAACAGGAAATTGCTGTTGGCAAATAGGGAGGACAATGTACTTCTTACTGCCTCCTTTGAAGTTTCCTATCAGAGAATTCGTAAGGATAGACAGTCGCAAAGACCTCTCTTTTTACAGTGTAGTAAGGAAGAGTTTGAAGCCCTTTATCGTGAACGAATGGCACTTTATCAAGGTTTAGCCGATACTGTAATCGATACAGATAAACTGAATCCAGAACAAGTAGTAAGGAAAATTTTATGCAAGTAG